One segment of Panicum virgatum strain AP13 chromosome 3K, P.virgatum_v5, whole genome shotgun sequence DNA contains the following:
- the LOC120700094 gene encoding serine/threonine-protein kinase tricornered-like — MDSARSWLQKLQPRDKDRDRGGKPAASSPTGGSARMAGAGAGEEALSSATKQKVAAAKQYIENHYKAQMKSLQERKERRWMLERKLADADVSEEEQNHIMKDLEKKETEYMRLRRHKMGVDDFELLTIIGRGAFGEVRLCREKATSNVYAMKKLKKSEMLRRGQVEHVRAERNLLAEVDSAYIVKLYCSFQDDEFLYLIMEYLPGGDMMTLLMRKDTLTEDESRFYVAETILAIESIHKHSYIHRDIKPDNLLLDRCGHLKLSDFGLCKPLDSSSFPNLSDYAAGKSTNPSSGSDKQSSNSTGPRRTQQEQLMHWQKNRRMLAYSTVGTPDYIAPEVLLKKGYGMECDWWSLGAIMYEMLVGYPPFYSEDPMSTCRKIVNWRSHLKFPEEARLSPEAKDLIGKLLCNVDQRLGTKGAHEIKAHPWFGSVEWEKLYQMEAAFIPEVNDELDTQNFEKFEETAPPMQTSSKAGPWRKMLSSKDVNFVGYTYKNFEIVNDPELPGIAELKKKNKPKRPTIKSLFETADSEDQTSEGSFLNILPTQLELPESLEPSPHSSISSEDSQARHR, encoded by the exons ATGGATTCCGCCCGGAGCTGGCTCCAGAAGCTGCAGCCGCGGGACAAGGACAGGGACCGGGGCGGCAAGCCCGCGGCGTCGTCGCCCACTGGCGGCTCCGCGAGGatggccggggccggggcgggggaGGAGGCGCTGTCCAGCGCCACCAAGCagaaggtggcggcggccaAGCAGTACATCGAGAACCACTACAAGGCGCAGATGAAGTCGCTCCAGGAGCGCAAGGAGAG GCGTTGGATGTTGGAGAGGAAGCTAGCAGATGCTGATGTATCTGAAGAGGAGCAAAACCATATCATGAAAGatttagaaaaaaaggagaCAGAATACATGCGGCTACGAAGACATAAAATGGGTGTTGATGATTTTGAATTGCTGACCATCATTGGGAGAGGTGCATTTGGGGAG GTGAGACTTTGTAGAGAAAAGGCTACATCCAATGTGTATGCAATGAAAAAGCTAAAGAAGTCTGAAATGTTACGAAGAGGCCAG GTTGAGCATGTGAGAGCTGAAAGGAACCTCCTTGCAGAGGTCGATAGTGCTTATATTGTCAAGCTCTACTGCTCATTTCAAGATGATGAGTTTCTGTACCTCATTATGGAGTACCTTCCTGGTGGTGACATGATGACTTTACTCATGCGCAAAGACACACTGACTGAGGATGAATCTAGGTTCTATGTTGCCGAGACAATACTAGCAATTGAATCCATTCACAAGCACAGTTATATTCATAG GGATATCAAGCCTGACAATTTGTTGCTAGATCGGTGTGGACACTTGAAGCTTTCAGATTTCGGCTTATGTAAACCTCTAGATAGCAGTAGCTTTCCAAATCTTAGTGACTATGCAGCAGGGAAGAGCACCAATCCATCATCAGGTAGTGATAAGCAGTCAAGTAACTCTACTGGCCCCAGGCGGACACAACAGGAACAACTAATGCATTGGCAGAAGAATAGACGAATGCTG GCTTACTCTACTGTTGGTACACCTGATTACATTGCACCTGAGGTACTTTTGAAGAAAGGATATGGGATGGAATGTGACTG GTGGTCACTTGGCGCTATAATGTATGAAATGTTAGTGGGATATCCTCCATTTTATTCTGAAGATCCAATGTCAACATGCAGGAAG ATAGTGAATTGGAGAAGTCATCTAAAATTCCCTGAAGAGGCCAGACTTTCACCAGAAGCTAaagatctcatcggcaagttaTTGTGCAATGTGGATCAGAGACTTGGCACAAAAGGTGCACATGAGATAAAG GCACATCCATGGTTTGGAAGTGTTGAGTGGGAGAAACTGTATCAAATGGAAGCAGCTTTCATTCCTGAGGTTAATGATGAATTGGACACGCAAAACTTTGAAAAGTTTGAAGAG ACTGCTCCTCCAATGCAAACTTCATCAAAGGCGGGTCCTTGGAGAAAG ATGCTTTCTTCCAAGGATGTGAACTTTGTTGGATATACCTACAAGAACTTTGAAATAGTGAATGATCCTGAACTTCCAGGAATTG CTGAgctaaagaaaaaaaacaagccaAAGCGACCAACCATCAAATCATTATTTG AGACTGCTGATAGTGAAGACCAGACTTCTGAAGGCAGTTTCTTGAACATATTACCCACACAATTGGAGTTGCCAGAGAGCCTTGAGCCCTCACCTCACTCCAGCATATCTTCCGAGGATTCCCAAGCACGGCATAGGTAA
- the LOC120700096 gene encoding pentatricopeptide repeat-containing protein At4g02750-like yields MAAAGAAKATAAAARSAVFRSNQELTRLARSGQVAAARRLFDSMPRRNTVTYNAMLSALARHGRIDEARALFDGMPSRDAVSWNAMIAACSDHGRVADARSLFDAMPGRDGFSWTLMVSCYARAGELELARDVLDRMPGDKCMVCYNAMISGYAKNGRFDDAVKLLREMPAPDLFSWNSALAGLTQSGEMVRAVQFFDEMVEKDKVSWNLMLEGFVRAGDLDGASTFFERIESPNVISWVTLLNGYCQAGRISDAREWFDRMPERNIVAWNVMLQGYVRLSLMEEASKLFEEMPDKNSVSWTTIISGLARAGKLQEAKDLLDKMPLNCVAAKTALMHGYLQSKMVVDARQIFDGIEVRDAVCWNTMISGYVQCGMLEEAMLLFQQMPNKDTVSWNTMIAGYAQGGQMRKAVSIFRRMNRRNTVSWNSVISGFVQNGLFVDALNHFMLMRRDTKRADWSTYASCLSACANLAALQVGRQFHSLLVRSGHINDSFAGNALISTYAKCGRILEAKQIFDEMLGKDIVSWNALIDGYASNGHGNEAISIFREMEAKNIRPDEVTFVGILSACSHAGLIDEGLKLFNSMGKDYSLKPVAEHYACMADLLGRAGRLNEAFELVQGMQINPNAGVWGALLGACRLHKNDELARLAAEKLFELEPKKTSNYVLLSNISAEAGKWDEAEKARASIKDKGVHKPPGLAGST; encoded by the coding sequence atggccgccgcgggcgccgccaaggccacggcggcggccgcgcgctccGCGGTGTTCCGGAGCAACCAGGAGCTCACCCGCCTCGCGCGGTCGGGGCAGGtggccgcggcgcgccgccTGTTCGACTCCATGCCCCGCCGCAACACCGTCACCTACAACGCCATGCTCTCCGCGCTGGCGCGCCACGGGCGGATCGACGAGGCCCGGGCCCTCTTCGACGGGATGCCCAGCAGGGACGCCGTCTCCTGGAACGCGATGATCGCGGCGTGCTCGGACCACGGCCGCGTCGCGGACGCCCGGAGCCTGTTCGACGCGATGCCCGGCCGGGACGGCTTCTCCTGGACGCTCATGGTCTCCTGCTACGCACGCGCgggggagctcgagctcgcccggGACGTGCTCGACCGCATGCCTGGCGACAAGTGCATGGTGTGCTACAACGCCATGATCTCCGGGTACGCCAAGAACGGCAGGTTCGATGATGCGGTGAAGCTGCTGAGGGAGATGCCGGCCCCGGATCTGTTTTCTTGGAACTCGGCTCTGGCGGGTCTCACTCAGAGTGGAGAAATGGTCCGCGCCGTGCAATTCTTTGACGAAATGGTGGAGAAGGACAAGGTGTCCTGGAACTTGATGCTGGAGGGGTTTGTGCGAGCTGGGGATTTGGATGGGGCCTCTACCTTCTTTGAAAGGATTGAATCGCCTAATGTCATTTCTTGGGTGACCTTGCTGAATGGATATTGCCAGGCAGGGAGGATCAGTGATGCGAGAGAATGGTTCGACAGAATGCCTGAGCGAAACATTGTGGCTTGGAACGTGATGCTTCAAGGGTATGTGCGGCTCTCTCTCATGGAGGAGGCCAGTAAGCTGTTCGAGGAGATGCCAGATAAGAACTCAGTCTCATGGACAACTATAATAAGTGGATTGGCACGTGCTGGGAAACTCCAAGAAGCAAAGGATCTTCTTGATAAGATGCCTCTCAACTGTGTCGCAGCAAAGACCGCACTGATGCATGGCTATTTACAGAGCAAGATGGTTGTTGATGCTCGTCAGATTTTTGATGGTATTGAGGTGCGCGATGCAGTGTGCTGGAATACAATGATATCTGGTTATGTCCAGTGTGGAATGCTTGAAGAGGCCATGTTGTTGTTCCAGCAAATGCCGAATAAGGATACAGTTTCTTGGAACACCATGATTGCTGGCTATGCTCAGGGTGGTCAAATGCGCAAGGCAGTCAGTATTTTCAGGAGGATGAATAGGAGAAATACAGTGTCTTGGAATTCAGTTATATCTGGATTTGTTCAGAATGGACTCTTTGTTGATGCACTCAACCATTTCATGCTCATGAGAAGGGACACAAAGCGGGCTGATTGGTCTACTTACGCAAGCTGTCTCAGCGCATGTGCAAACCTGGCTGCTTTGCAGGTTGGGAGGCAATTCCACAGTCTTCTGGTTAGGAGTGGGCATATCAACGATTCATTTGCTGGAAATGCCTTGATTTCCACATATGCAAAGTGTGGAAGGATATTGGAAGCAAAACAAATCTTTGATGAGATGTTAGGCAAGGATATTGTTTCGTGGAATGCGTTGATTGATGGCTATGCTTCTAACGGTCACGGGAATGAGGCAATCTCAATATTCCGAGAAATGGAAGCCAAGAATATCAGACCTGATGAGGTCACGTTTGTTGGTATCTTGTCGGCTTGCAGTCATGCTGGATTGATTGATGAAGGACTGAAGCTTTTTAACTCAATGGGAAAGGATTACTCACTAAAGCCTGTGGCTGAGCACTATGCTTGCATGGCAGACCTGCTTGGAAGAGCTGGGAGACTGAACGAGGCATTTGAACTTGTGCAAGGAATGCAGATCAATCCCAACGCTGGCGTGTGGGGTGCCTTGCTTGGAGCATGCCGGCTGCACAAAAACGATGAGCTAGCACGATTGGCTGCTGAGAAGTTATTTGAATTGGAACCTAAAAAGACCTCAAATTATGTGCTGTTGTCAAACATCAGTGCTGAGGCAGGCAAGTGGGATGAAGCTGAAAAGGCGAGGGCTTCAATTAAAGATAAGGGAGTGCATAAGCCACCTGGTTTAGCTGGATCCACATAG
- the LOC120700098 gene encoding WD repeat-containing protein 75-like → MITGGQSFVSAPPAFSADGRLLLVCSGCTVSVFSTATAMLVSELEGHEGDVTAVVVMPPPAGAATTPAAKLASNCWTAGLDGVLIYWDFVAAEAVRKVQVGLPVHSMVIPNICRTSKGAEVSTPFAFVSVEDTSKPVNEPKALRGQMRIYDLTKGRKVGYPLAETRKPEKIVASSSGEFLGITNKRKLHIWRIPTKDFKHDKIRKIKLRHTKNLTTLAFHPSEGIVAAGDVTGRILIWRGFGNAKFSESSAKSKVDEGRDGVRGNDDADTCTTWHWHSSRVRFLKFSSDGAYLFSGGLEGVIVVWQLDTGKRRYKPRLGSPLLFFVDSPDSSISCVSCTNNQVYLLKMPNMEVMRSIAGIKLPTASPSLGGSDRVVYGFDYTNKLVAIPTEDYCIQFYNLFENTEVSELQVCERNFQPVDDITMYISLVSLSIDGSLMCTVDVKLPEEELGGLVTLKFWNHGSSAGNYFLSTVIYEPHSDAGVSAVAFRPGRNMAVSSSFGGNFKVWVQSLSSQSSNERNYAGWRCQSVGSYKKKPMTAAAFSADGSVLAVAAESVITLWDPDNNALVGVIAETLSPITNLSFVGTSVFLMSLCQSSRPEVTVWNVSNLSMQWAYSIYAEAACCSPVGNEFAVLTLLSCPDGGTSTEQNGAILLFNAESPNPVASWSVKKARGGSISFVKGDVSSKDKETMLLVYVNGSHEYVIFDPRKREELVVSRNIDRKVQAEELAPIGYASIYGELPKLESKKEVSDVPFIPSDRPWETIFSGSSHVLPPLTKLCSAFLSSLLEKRSVTNE, encoded by the exons atgatcACCGGCGGCCAGAGCTTCgtctccgcgccgccggccttctCGGCcgacggccgcctcctcctcgtctgcTCCGGCTGCACCGTCTCCGTCTtcagcaccgccaccgccatgcTG GTGTCGGAGCTGGAGGGGCATGAGGGGGACGTCACGGCGGTGGTggtgatgccgccgccggctggtGCGGCTACGACCCCGGCGGCCAAGCTCGCGAGCAACTGCTGGACCGCGGGGCTCGACGGCGTGCTCATATACTGGGACTTCGTTGCGGCGGAGGCCGTGCGGAAGGTCCAGGTCGGACTCCCCGTCCACTCCATG GTGATCCCTAACATATGTAGGACCTCAAAAGGAGCTGAGGTGTCGACTCCCTTTGCATTTGTCTCTGTCGAAGATACGAGTAAGCCAGTTAATGAACCAAAAGCTCTGCGTGGGCAGATGAGAATTTATGACCTGACGAAGGGGCGTAAAGTGGGTTATCCCCTGGCTGAG ACAAGGAAACCAGAAAAGATTGTTGCAAGTAGTTCTGGAGAATTCTTGGGCATCACAAATAAAAGAAAGCTCCATATCTGGAGAATACCAACGAAAGATTTCAAGCATGATAAGATTAGGAAGATAAAGCTCCGGCACACCAAAAACCTTACCACTCTGGCTTTCCATCCAAGCGAGGGAATTGTGGCTGCTGGTGATGTAACAGGGAGGATCTTGATTTGGAGAGGTTTTGGAAATGCAAAGTTCTCTGAAAGTAGTGCAAAGTCGAAAGTGGATGAAGGAAGGGATGGTGTTAGGGGCAATGATGATGCAGACACTTGCACGACATGGCATTGGCATTCAAGCAGAGTGAGGTTTCTCAAATTTTCCTCTGATGGAGCGTACTTGTTCTCAG GTGGTTTGGAGGGAGTTATTGTTGTATGGCAGTTAGATACTGGAAAGAGAAGATATAAACCACGTCTTGGGTCTCCTCTTTTGTTCTTTGTAGATTCTCCAGATTCTTCCATTTCCTGT GTGTCATGTACAAATAACCAAGTGTATCTCCTAAAAATGCCTAATATGGAGGTCATGAGATCTATTGCTGGAATTAAG CTGCCAACTGCTTCCCCGAGCTTGGGTGGATCTGATCGGGTTGTGTATGGATTTGATTATACTAATAAACTTGTTGCTATACCGACGGAAGATTACTGCATACAATTCTACAATCTGTTTGAGAACACTGAGGTTTCAGAG TTGCAAGTATGTGAGAGGAATTTTCAGCCTGTTGATGATATCACG ATGTACATTTCCTTAGTTTCATTGTCAATAGATGGCAGTTTGATGTGCACTGTGGACGTCAAGCTTCCTGAAGAAGAATTAGGTGGTCTTGTTACACTGAAGTTCTGGAATCATGGGTCTAGTGCAGGAAATTATTTTTTGTCCACTGTCATTTATGAGCCTCACAG TGATGCTGGGGTTTCTGCTGTTGCTTTCCGTCCTGGAAGAAATATGGCTGTGAGCTCTTCTTTTGGTGGTAACTTCAAG GTTTGGGTCCAGAGTTTGTCTTCACAATCAAGCAATGAAAGAAATTATGCTGGTTGGAGATGCCAATCGGTTGGCTCTTACAA GAAGAAACCTATGACAGCAGCAGCCTTCTCAGCCGATGGATCTGTTCTTGCGGTTGCAGCTGAGAGTGTCATCACATTGTGGGATCCTGATAACAATGCACTTGTTGGTGTAATTGCAGAAACGCTATCG CCCATTACAAATCTTTCTTTCGTTGGGACATCGGTGTTTTTGATGTCTCTATGTCAGAGTTCAAGACCAGAGGTTACTGTATGGAATGTTTCAAATCTTTCCATGCAGTGGGCTTACAGCATTTATGCCGAAG CTGCATGCTGTTCGCCAGTTGGGAATGAATTTGCAGTTCTTACCCTTCTGAGCTGTCCTGATGGAGGAACATCGACAGAGCAAAATGGAGCGATTCTACTTTTTAATGCAGAAAGCCCGAACCCTGTTGCTTCCTGGTCGGTAAAGAAG GCAAGGGGTGGCAGCATTTCTTTTGTGAAGGGTGATGTCTCTTCGAAAGATAAAGAGACAATGTTGCTGGTTTATGTAAATGGTTCTCATGAATATGTCATCTTTGATCCCCGGAAGAGAGAGGAGTTGGTCGTTAGCAGGAACATAGACAGGAAGGTTCAAGCTGAGGAACTTG cacCAATCGGCTACGCATCTATCTACGGAGAGCTTCCAAAACTGGAGTCAAAGAAAGAGGTTTCAGATGTTCCATTTATCCCTTCAGACAGGCCTTGGGAGACCATATTCAGTGGCTCGTCACATGTTCTTCCGCCCCTCACAAAACTATGTTCAGCTTTCTTGTCATCATTGCTCGAGAAGAGATCAGTCACAAATGAGTGA
- the LOC120700099 gene encoding transcription factor PHYTOCHROME INTERACTING FACTOR-LIKE 13-like isoform X2, whose product MTQYVPDWSSGMGDAFATFNGGDDDGLMELLWCNGHVVMQSQAPRKPARPEKVAAPAAAAAAALDDEAAAWFQYPAEDALERDLFTELFGEAPAAGAGGSGRACKEEAGCAGEAAARRSGTMMPPQPRKKACPGDIGDVSDGAAARAAAAGGERAATATEAVESSMLTVGPSFCGSNHVQAPRAPPPPGAAGKAGGRACDAATVTSSSMRPRSCTTRAGQAGAAAHRSSKRRPSDATETEDAEFQSADATCELPAQKLTTAKRRRAAEVHNLSERRRRDRINEKMKTLQELIPHCNKTDKASMLDEAIEYLKTLQLQLQMMWMGGGMAAAAAPVMFPAGVHQYMQRMVASPHVASMPRMPFLAPPAVQSPPGADPYAHYLAVDHLQPPPAAAAAPMGMGFYQQQQSPALPPPPPPAVPATSLPAATARTSPPDGTLHKKYENCGKTEIQGITS is encoded by the exons ATGACCCAGTACGTCCCTGATTGGAGCAGCGGCATGGGGGACGCCTTCGCGACATTCAA cggcggcgacgacgacgggctCATGGAGCTGCTCTGGTGCAACGGCCACGTGGTCATGCAGAGCCAGGCGCCGAGGAAGCCGGCGAGGCCCGAGAAGGttgcggcgcccgcggcggcggcggcggcggcgctggacgacgaggcggcggcgtggttcCAGTACCCGGCGGAGGACGCGCTCGAGAGGGACCTCTTCACGGAGCTCTTcggggaggcgccggcggccggcgccggcggcagcggcagggcgTGCAAGGAGGAGGCGGGGTGCGCGGGCGAGGCCGCGGCCCGCCGGAGCGGGACGATgatgccgccgcagccgcggaAGAAGGCGTGCCCGGGGGACATCGGCGACGTCTCggacggcgccgcggcgcgggcggccgccgccggcggcgagcgcgcagCGACCGCGACGGAGGCCGTCGAGTCGTCCATGCTGACGGTCGGGCCGAGCTTCTGCGGGAGCAACCACGTGCaggcgccgcgcgccccgccgccgccgggggccgcGGGGAAGGCCGGCGGCAGGGCCTGCGACGCGGCGACGGTGACCTCGTCGTCGATGCGGCCGAGGTCCTGCACCACCAGGGCCGGGCaggcaggcgccgccgcccaccggagCAGCAAGCGGAGGCCGAGCGACGCCACGGAGACCGAG GACGCGGAGTTCCAGTCCGCCGACGCAACGTGCGAGCTGCCGGCGCAGAAGCTGACGACGGCcaagcggcggcgcgccgccgaaGTCCACAACCTCTCGGAGCGG AGACGAAGGGACAGGAtcaacgagaagatgaagacccTGCAGGAGCTCATTCCTCACTGCAACAAA ACGGACAAGGCGTCGATGCTGGACGAGGCGATCGAGTACCTCAAGACGCTGCAGCTCCAGCTGCAG ATGATGTGGATGGGCggcgggatggcggcggcggcggcgccggtgatgTTCCCGGCGGGGGTGCACCAGTACATGCAGCGGATGGTGGCCTCTCCTCACGTGGCGTCCATGCCCAGGATGCCGTTcttggcgccgccggccgtgcaGAGCCCGCCGGGGGCCGACCCCTACGCCCACTACCTCGCCGTCGACcacctgcagccgccgccggcggcggcggcggcccccatG GGGATGGGCttctaccagcagcagcagagcccggcgctgccgccaccaccgccgcccgccgtgccggCCACCAGCCTGCCTGCGGCGACTGCACGGACGTCGCCTCCCGATGGCACCCTGCACAAAAAATACG AAAACTGTGGCAAGACTGAGATCCAGGGTATCACCAGCTGA
- the LOC120700099 gene encoding transcription factor PHYTOCHROME INTERACTING FACTOR-LIKE 13-like isoform X1 yields MTQYVPDWSSGMGDAFATFNGGDDDGLMELLWCNGHVVMQSQAPRKPARPEKVAAPAAAAAAALDDEAAAWFQYPAEDALERDLFTELFGEAPAAGAGGSGRACKEEAGCAGEAAARRSGTMMPPQPRKKACPGDIGDVSDGAAARAAAAGGERAATATEAVESSMLTVGPSFCGSNHVQAPRAPPPPGAAGKAGGRACDAATVTSSSMRPRSCTTRAGQAGAAAHRSSKRRPSDATETEDAEFQSADATCELPAQKLTTAKRRRAAEVHNLSERRRRDRINEKMKTLQELIPHCNKTDKASMLDEAIEYLKTLQLQLQMMWMGGGMAAAAAPVMFPAGVHQYMQRMVASPHVASMPRMPFLAPPAVQSPPGADPYAHYLAVDHLQPPPAAAAAPMHYLQGMGFYQQQQSPALPPPPPPAVPATSLPAATARTSPPDGTLHKKYENCGKTEIQGITS; encoded by the exons ATGACCCAGTACGTCCCTGATTGGAGCAGCGGCATGGGGGACGCCTTCGCGACATTCAA cggcggcgacgacgacgggctCATGGAGCTGCTCTGGTGCAACGGCCACGTGGTCATGCAGAGCCAGGCGCCGAGGAAGCCGGCGAGGCCCGAGAAGGttgcggcgcccgcggcggcggcggcggcggcgctggacgacgaggcggcggcgtggttcCAGTACCCGGCGGAGGACGCGCTCGAGAGGGACCTCTTCACGGAGCTCTTcggggaggcgccggcggccggcgccggcggcagcggcagggcgTGCAAGGAGGAGGCGGGGTGCGCGGGCGAGGCCGCGGCCCGCCGGAGCGGGACGATgatgccgccgcagccgcggaAGAAGGCGTGCCCGGGGGACATCGGCGACGTCTCggacggcgccgcggcgcgggcggccgccgccggcggcgagcgcgcagCGACCGCGACGGAGGCCGTCGAGTCGTCCATGCTGACGGTCGGGCCGAGCTTCTGCGGGAGCAACCACGTGCaggcgccgcgcgccccgccgccgccgggggccgcGGGGAAGGCCGGCGGCAGGGCCTGCGACGCGGCGACGGTGACCTCGTCGTCGATGCGGCCGAGGTCCTGCACCACCAGGGCCGGGCaggcaggcgccgccgcccaccggagCAGCAAGCGGAGGCCGAGCGACGCCACGGAGACCGAG GACGCGGAGTTCCAGTCCGCCGACGCAACGTGCGAGCTGCCGGCGCAGAAGCTGACGACGGCcaagcggcggcgcgccgccgaaGTCCACAACCTCTCGGAGCGG AGACGAAGGGACAGGAtcaacgagaagatgaagacccTGCAGGAGCTCATTCCTCACTGCAACAAA ACGGACAAGGCGTCGATGCTGGACGAGGCGATCGAGTACCTCAAGACGCTGCAGCTCCAGCTGCAG ATGATGTGGATGGGCggcgggatggcggcggcggcggcgccggtgatgTTCCCGGCGGGGGTGCACCAGTACATGCAGCGGATGGTGGCCTCTCCTCACGTGGCGTCCATGCCCAGGATGCCGTTcttggcgccgccggccgtgcaGAGCCCGCCGGGGGCCGACCCCTACGCCCACTACCTCGCCGTCGACcacctgcagccgccgccggcggcggcggcggcccccatG CATTACCTGCAGGGGATGGGCttctaccagcagcagcagagcccggcgctgccgccaccaccgccgcccgccgtgccggCCACCAGCCTGCCTGCGGCGACTGCACGGACGTCGCCTCCCGATGGCACCCTGCACAAAAAATACG AAAACTGTGGCAAGACTGAGATCCAGGGTATCACCAGCTGA